GCGTGCGCGCCTGCCCCTACGACAACGTCGCCCTCACGGTGCGCGCTCCCGGGCGGGAGCTGCACCGCGCGCCGTGGGCGCGGCGCGGGCGCCTGTCGGTCCTGACCATGGGCGTGCTGCTCGCCTTCTTCGGCCTGATGAACGCGTTGGCGATGGTACCGCCGTTCTTCGACGCGGCCCAGCGCCTCTCCGAGCTCCTCGGCACGCGGAGCGAGGCCGTGGTCCTCGTCGTCCTCTACGCCGGCGTCACGCTGCTCGGCCTCGGGCTCACGCTCGCCGCGGCGTCCGCCGCCGACGCCCTGGGCGGCAGGTGGGAGGGTCTCGTGGCCGCGTACGAGCGCTGGGGCTACGTCGTCGTCGCGCTCGGGTTCGGCCTGTGGGCGGCGCACTACACCTTCCACTTCCTCACGGGCGCGCTGTCGATGGTCCCGGTGTTCCAGCACTTCTTCGCCTACCGCGGCCTGGACGTGGACCCGAACTGGCGCCTGGCGCAGGTCGTGCCGAGCGCCTACCTCTTCGCGGTCCAGGCCGCGATCACCGGCGCCGCCAGCTTCCTCGCCCTCTACACGACGGCGCGCATCGGCCTGCGCGACTTCGGCCGGCGCGGCGCCGTGGCGATGTGGCCCATGTTCCTCTTCGTGCTGGCGTTCACGGCGCTGCAGCTCCTCGTCCTGGCGCAGCCGATGGAGATGCGCGGCACGATCCTCGGACCCAGCTTCTGAGGCGCTCGCCCCGCGTTGGCCCGCCCGCGCCGGCCGGTGGTAGCCTGCTCCGCGTGCCCCGCGGGACACCCTCGCTCCTCGCCGCGCTGGCGGCCCTGCTGCTCGCCTCCACGTCCCTGGCCGAGCCGCTGCCGGCCTGCGCGGTCGACGACAGGCCGGCGCTGGCCACGGGCTACGACGAGTACGCCCTCACCGTCCTCGACACCGTGTTCGCCCTGACGCCGGACTACGAGCCTCCCGACCTCGTCCGGGCCTCCACGGCGTTCCCCGCCTCCTACGACGGGGGCGGGCAGCACCTCGTGCGCGCCGTGGTGATCGACGACCTCGCCGCCATGCTGCGGGACGCCGAGGCGGCGGGCGTGAGGCTGGCGGTGCAGTCGGCCTACCGCAGCTACGCCTACCAGGTCAGCACGTTCCAGTACTGGGTGGACCGCGACGGCTACGACGCGGCCCTGGCGAGCAGCGCGCGCCCCGGCCACTCCGAGCACCAGCTCGGCACCGCCATCGACTTCCGCTCCTACTCCGGACCGCCGGCCTGGGACCTGGCGGACTGGGCCGAGACGCCGGAGGGCGCCTGGCTGGCCGCGAACGCCCACCGCTACGGGTTCGTCATGAGCTACCCGCGGGGCGAGGCCGAGACGACCTGCTACGTCTACGAGCCGTGGCACTACCGCTACGTGGGACGCGAGACGTCCGCCGCCATCCACGGGAGCGGGCTGACGCCGCGCGAGTACCTGTGGCTCGCCCTCCAGGCCGAGCTGGAGCGGCGCGCCGGACCGGCCGGGGACGGCGGCCGTTGAGGCGCCTCGCCGCCGTCTGCCTGGCCGCGGCCCTGGGCGCCGCGTCGGCGCACCCGATGCTCGTGATCGGCGAGGTCACGATCGACCCGGACCCCGCCGTCCCGGGCGCGCCGGCGACGCTCACCCTCACGCTCCAGGACACGTCACTCGCCGAGGTCGAGGACGCCGTCGTGTTCGTCGAGCTGCGCGCCGGACCGCCGCCCGAGGGCGGGTCCGCGCCAGCCGGGGAGCCGGACGTGGCCACCGACAGGCTCGAGGAGGTCTCCCCCGGCGTCTACACGGCGACGATCGCGGTCCCTCCGGCGGGCGCTTACACGCTTACCGTGCGCGACCGCACCTACCGCCAGGAGGAGGCCGTGGCCAACGTGAGCGTGCGGCTCGGCGAGGGCGAGACGGGGGCCGTGTCGTTCGTCCTGCCCCCCACCGCCAGCGGACCGACCTCGCTGGGCTCGTGGCTGATCTGGCTCGTCGGCGTGCCGCTGCTCGCCGGCGTCCTCGTCACGGTGCTGGTGCTGCGCTCCGGCGGACGCGAGGCGGGGCCCGGCGCCGCGGGACCGGGCGAGGACGGCTCGCCCGCGGAGGAGCCGCCCGAGGGCGGGCCGCGCGCGCCCGTGTCGCCGGGCGAGGGGGCGGGATGACCTTCGTCGAGCAGACGTGGGGCACCTGGCTGAACGTCGCCGCGGTGCTGGTCGGCGGCGGCCTCGGGCTGCTCGTGCGCGGACGGCTGGCCGAGAGGGTCACGGTCGTCGTCATGCAGGCCATCGGCCTCGTCACGCTGCTCGTCGGCGTGCTGAACGCCCTCGACCTGAGCCGCGTCGACGCCCCGCCTGGGGTGCTCGTCGGGCTGCTGGCGCTGGCGATCGGCGGCGCCCTCGGCGAGTGGTGGGGCATCGAGGACGGCCTGGAGCGCCTCGGCGAGCGCCTGAAGCGCGCTCTCGGCGGCCAGGGCCGCTTCACCGAGGGCTTCGTCGCCGCCAGCCTGCTCTTCTGCGTCGGTCCGCTGACGCTCCTCGGCAGCTTCCAGAACGGCCTCACGGGCGAGGCGCCGTTCCTCGTCCTCAAGTCCACGCTCGACGGCTTCTCGGCGCTGGCGCTGGCCACCACGTTCGGGTTCGGCGTGCTCGGCTCGATCGCCGTGATCGCCGTCTACCAGGGCGGCCTCTCCCTCGCGGCCGGGCTGTTCGCGAACCTCGTGCCCGACCCCGCCAACGACCCCAACGTGATGCTCGTGAACGGGGTCGGCGGGCTGATGATCGTCGGCCTCGGCCTGGGGCTGCTCGAGGTCAAGCGCCTGCGCGTCGCCTCGCTGCTGCCCGCCATAGCGCTGGCGCCGCTGTTCCACTGGCTCGGCCGCCTCGTCTACTGAGCGTCGGCCCCACCCCCGCCGCCATCCGCGCCCGCCCCTCCCGCGGGGGCCGTGCCGACGGGCGCGCGCCGGCTGGCTCCCCGCGCGTTAGCATCGCGGCGTGACCGACGGCCGGACCCCCGTGATCGACGACGAGACCCTCGCGCGCCTCGAGGAGCTGGCGCGGCTCGAGCTGGCGCCGGAGGAGCGCGAGCGGGTGAAGGCCGACCTCGCGGCGGTGCTCGGCTTCGTGGCGCAGCTCGCCGACCTGCCGGAGGGACCGGGCGCCGAGGACCTGGCGGCGCCGGAGAGGACGCGTCCTGACGTGCCGCGGCCCGGCCTGCCGCGCGACGCGGCGCTGGCCCTGGCCCCCGCTGCCAGGGACGGCTACTTCGAGGTGCCGCGCACGGTCGACGAGGGCTGAGGGCCGGCCGCAGCGGAGGCCGCCCCGCTCCCGACGCGGGCCCCGCCGAGCGGCACAGCGGGGCCCAGGGCGAGGGTCAGGTGCCATGATCGCCTCCATGTACCTGGCCATCGTGCTCGCGCTCGTGCTCGTGAACGGGCTGTTCGCGATGTCCGAGATCGCCGTGGTCTCCGCGAACCGCTTCAGGCTGCAGCAGCGCGCCGAGGAGGGCGACCGCGCCGCGGGGAGGGCGCTGGCGCTGGCCGAGGACCCGAACCGCTTCCTCTCCACGGTGCAGGTGGGCATCACGCTCGTGGGCGTGTTCTCGGGGG
The DNA window shown above is from Trueperaceae bacterium and carries:
- a CDS encoding DUF554 domain-containing protein, which codes for MTFVEQTWGTWLNVAAVLVGGGLGLLVRGRLAERVTVVVMQAIGLVTLLVGVLNALDLSRVDAPPGVLVGLLALAIGGALGEWWGIEDGLERLGERLKRALGGQGRFTEGFVAASLLFCVGPLTLLGSFQNGLTGEAPFLVLKSTLDGFSALALATTFGFGVLGSIAVIAVYQGGLSLAAGLFANLVPDPANDPNVMLVNGVGGLMIVGLGLGLLEVKRLRVASLLPAIALAPLFHWLGRLVY
- a CDS encoding M15 family metallopeptidase, with protein sequence MPRGTPSLLAALAALLLASTSLAEPLPACAVDDRPALATGYDEYALTVLDTVFALTPDYEPPDLVRASTAFPASYDGGGQHLVRAVVIDDLAAMLRDAEAAGVRLAVQSAYRSYAYQVSTFQYWVDRDGYDAALASSARPGHSEHQLGTAIDFRSYSGPPAWDLADWAETPEGAWLAANAHRYGFVMSYPRGEAETTCYVYEPWHYRYVGRETSAAIHGSGLTPREYLWLALQAELERRAGPAGDGGR
- the gatC gene encoding Asp-tRNA(Asn)/Glu-tRNA(Gln) amidotransferase subunit GatC, producing MTDGRTPVIDDETLARLEELARLELAPEERERVKADLAAVLGFVAQLADLPEGPGAEDLAAPERTRPDVPRPGLPRDAALALAPAARDGYFEVPRTVDEG